TCTCAACAACCATAAGGGAAAACATTATATATGCAAGACACAATGCTAGTGAAGCTGAGATGAAAGAAGCAGCAAGAATAGCAAATGCTCATCATTTTATTAGCAGTTTGCCTCACGGTTATGATACTCATGTTGGGATGAGAGGTGTTGACTTAACCCCAGGACAGAAACAGAGAATCGCAATTGCAAGAGTAGTACTGAAAAATGCACCTATCTTATTATTGGACGAAGCAGGTTCATCAATTGAATCCGAGTCAAGCCGAGTGATACAAGAAGCTCTAGACACACTAATAATGGGAAACAAGACCACTATTTTAATAGCGCATAGAGCTGCAATGATGAGGCACGTGGACAATATTGTAGTGCTTAATGGAGGACGGATAGTGGAAGAAGGGAGTCATGATTCGTTGATGGCAAAGAATGGTCTGTATGTCCGATTGATGCAACCTCATTTTGGTAAAGCTATGCGTCAGCATCGGCTTAGTTAGTACGGGAGTATGTGATACGAGTGATTGCTACGAATGTTGGTTCATGTGCATATTTGATTTTCTGCTTGAGATGAGCCCCTGAAGGATTTTCTGCTTAAGATGCTGGTTCATTAGTAGACATAGGAGAGATACTGTAGAAGGAATCGTAAGGTTTAAGTATATAGAATTTTTGCGTTCGGTTCGTTTTCGATTCGGGTGGATTCTTTGGAGGCGACTTGGGGTGTTTTCTATCCATTGTATTGATTTGTTTCTCAATAGATGGTGGAATTCAAACACTAATTCTGCTGAGGTGACTCCTTCTCTGGACTTCCTTTTCATTCTCCCTAACCCATGCATGGATGATAAACTTATTCTTGACTGTAATTTTGTTTATTCAACTTGTGATAATTGTAGAGAATTCTGAACAAAGAGCTGTAACttttgtatatatataatatatatagcaATAGTTTAGAAGGTATCGTTTTTTCCACTTGAATTCCGAGTATTTCTTTGAATATAACGGATGCCAGATTTTCAAGTGTATTTGCCAAAAATGTTACTGCATTTTATAACGCCTAACTTTGTTTAAACTTCCAGTAAAATACACagataattttgttttaaacccTTTTTTTACTTGTATAAAGTATGGATGACTGAAAGAATGCGACAGTGGCACTATTTTCCATTGATAggagaaaaatttaaaaaagataTTGAGATTAACGATTTGTAAAAGATACCGAGATTAACTATTTAGATAGAAGTATGGTTTTGGACAACATTAACTATTTAGATAGAAGCATGGTTTTGAACAacaaaagttgatccatgtagccgatcTTCCTCCTTGATGAGAAAAAACTTGTTGTGTTGTATAACATTTCTTTCTTTTGAGAGAAGAACTTATCATGCATGTATTTGTATTTTTGACCAAAgtattttaatcaaatcaatagaaATATGTTCAACTAGAAGACTTACTCCCAAAGACTCTAGAAATATGTCCAACTAGAAGACTTTTGTGTACTCCCAAAGACTTAGTTCAACTTAACAATGCTTGATGTTGTTAAATTGAGTATATTTATGAGTTTAAATTTGAAACTTTATAGATGTGCAGGAATTTTAACTGTTATTTATCACTTATAGAAATTAAAAACAttcttgtgcaatttattttatgccaaaacattaaaataaaattaataaaaatacacttttatattaaaaattcaaaGGGTAGTATAATTTACTAATAAAAGAAATTCTTcaccattaaaaaaataaataattaaacttgATCAGTTGTGTTTGTCCTCAAATGTTAGGCTACCCACCATTTTCGTTGAACACATTACACAAAATTTATCTCCAATTTCAGATGCAGCTATATCACATCACATCCACATACATGTCAAAACCATGACCAAGTTCCACACTCACTTCACTACCTGCATGCATGCATGGCTTATATAAACACCAAACAAAGTTCTCATTGTTTTTCCTCACTTAATTTCAACCAAatcatatagaaaaataaataaaatcaacaaaCACATAAGAATCTGATCTTGTTTTTTTGTTTAGGTTTTGATTCTTGAGATAAATAGTATCAATAATGCCAATCTATAGAATTGCAATTGGATCTCCTGCAGAAGCTGGTCAACCTGATGCAATTAGAGCTGCATTTGCTGAATTCTTCTCTATGCTCATTTTTGTTTTTGCTGGTCAAGGCTCTGGCATGGCTTACAGTGAGCACTACTCTCATAAAAGCTATATTTATTCCCTTTTTATAGTCTTAATCTTAAATTTTTATCAACTAATATGGTTAACGTCCCGACCGAGAGATATCGGTCTTTAGGCCGACTAATTTAAGGGGATCAATTCTACCGCTCACTAGCGGAGATCCATTTAAAGTCAGAGATGTCGGCCTTGAGGCTAATAATACAAGAGAATCAATTTCACCGTCCGCGGGGGCAATTTAAAGCTATTGGCCTTGCGGCTGACTAATCCAATGAGACCAATCCCACTGTCCACTTTCAGAGTGCCCATTTAAAGTCAGAGATGTCGGTCTTGAGGCTGATCAAGGACCAATTCCACTAGGGAGGGGTCCATTTAAAGTTAGGACCCAACACAAAAATTATTAGCACCTAACTTCACAAGATTCAAAGATCTTGAGAAGAGCAAACTCTCAGAATCCAAATATTCACCGACAGACCAACCCGTAGGGTTGAATAAgagttattattaattaaaatgataataatattagGATGAcagtgaaataaaataaatgattgatTGTTGGTTATTTTGGCAgacaaaattacaaataatgGACCTGCAACACCTGCTGGTCTAATAGCTGCCTCCCTATCTCATGCATTTGGACTATTTGTTGCTGTTTCTGTTGGAGCAAACATCTCTGGTGGACATGTGAACCCTGCAGTCACATTTGGTGCCTTCATTGGTGGAAACATTACACTTTTGAGAAGTATGCTATATTGGATTGCACAGTTACTTGGTTCAGTTGTTGCTTGCATTCTTCTCAAGTCTGCCACTGGTGGAATGGTAACCATTAATCTTTCCCTTTAAAAAATGTTTACTTTCTAAATTCACTGAATAATCGATATATCTGATCTATATAATATAGTTTATAAAATATTGACACAGATACAAATATCAGACATATCGTTGACACATACATATAACACGCTatgattattatattttgttGTAATTTGAATATTTCAGGAGACATCAGCATTTGCGATATCCTCCGACATATCAGTATGGAACGCACTAGTTTTTGAAATTGTGATGACATTTGGATTGGTATACACAGTCTATGCAACAGCAGTAGATCCAAAAAAAGGTAACATAGGAATCATTGCACCACTTGCAATTGGTATCATTGTTGGTGCAAATATCTTAGCTGGTGGAGCATTTGATGGTGCATCAATGAATCCAGCTGTTTCTTTTGGGCCTGCTGTTGTTAGTTGGACTTGGACTCATCATTGGGTCTATTGGGTCGGCCCATTTATTGGTGCGGCAGTTGCGGCTATTGTCTATGATAATATCTTCATTGGTGAAGATGGTCATGAACCTCTCACTAGTAGTGATTTCTAAATTATATATCTGTTTTTAGTTGGAAATTCGGTATTTGAATATAGAATCGTGAGATCAATCTTATTTATCCTGCTCCATTAGCGAGAGGCTAACTGAAGTCAGAGACTAGTTCTATTATCCTAATTCATAAGCGAGAAGTTAATTTTCTCGTTAATTGAAAATAGAGTAAAATTTTATATGAACTGATATATGATATATAAATGTTGAGGAGGGAATAAATTGTTGAAgatttttcaacttgtttagagtttgttaggagttgaagatttttcaacttgtttagaGATTGTTAGgagttaaaaagattttgagtactTTATGTATTTTTGTTGTAGAAATTAAGATTTCTTTTTCTTTAAGATGTAATAGAGATGAACAAGAATACTTTTAGATGAATTCTTACTCTTATTAAACAAATGAATATGTTTCATTTTATGAgcaatgttttttttctttcttttaagttCTTATATTATTTTCCTTTATGCAAGAAGAAAGTGTCTGGGGTCAAGAGATGCATCTTCAGACACACCCATTCTCTATTATACTTAATTTTATTTGGTATGCTTCAAAGATATATATCCGAAAAATAGTTATgatacttcaaaacaaaaacaaaaacagagACAATATGAGTATGAGTAAGCTCTACAAATCACAACAACTTGAcattaaattaaaacactcaataTTACATAGATAATTGTTAATAGAAATATAACATTACATATCGTTATAAGTGGGTAGTTCAGGACGTTGCAACATGTTAATAATATCTTCGACAGATTTTGCAATCTTCACATCCACTTCAATCAGATCCTTTGTTGCATAATATGTATAGTTTTTTCTTTTTGGAAATCTGATATCCAACTATAGAACCGATTAATTCGCAAGGCCAATTCTATTATCCTTAATTCATTAGAGAGAAATTAATTGAAGTCAGAGTAAAGTTATATATGAAGTGATATATAAATGTCGATGAGGGAATAATCTgttgaagatgtttcaacattttAGAGATTGTTCAGAGTTAAAAAAGATTTCGAGTACTTTATGTAATTTTGTAGTAAGAAATTaagctttcttttttctttaagaTGTAATAGAAATCAACAAGAATTCTTTTGGATGAATTCATACTTATTACACAAATGCGTATGTTTCATTTTATGagtaatttttctttctttcttttcaagttCTTACATTATTTTCTTTAGGAAAGAGGATAAGTTATTTATCTCAAGTGTCTAGGTCAAGAGGGGAATATGCATTAAGGATATTTACAATATTTTGTAGTATAACATCAAAGAACATTAATCTTCGTCAAACACCTGACTTCAAACAATATTGAACAACGACAATCAACTTCAAGACacaaattataagttttttttttttgtaaagttGATTGCGTTTATATAAAATTGTGTAGAAGTTGATTTTTAGGTTATGAAATCAAAATACTTTGTGTTTCATAGCTTAGAACTATTGAGGAACGATTTAGTTAGGTAGTTTTTATGATCAATGGATTATTTTTGATGTTTTATAGGTCTGCATTCCGCCATTGATGGTGCTTGGAGTTGTAGGAATTTTCGGAGATGTATATCCGAAATATTTTAACGTTTACCCATAACCGGTTATGAATCTCCGGAAGCAGTCTATGCAATTTTTGTGCCTTTTTTTAATGAACTCATTGTGTAACGCTTGTCTTGTCTATTTACAGGAATTATGGCTGAAAGACCATCCCGATTGAAACACAACAGGCTTACAGAACATGCATCCGTTTAGAGGAAAAATAGTCAGTAATCAGAGGCTGCTTCTACCTCTAGACGTGTTGATGCTCATGCGTCAGGTTCTACGACTCATGTATCTCCGCCTTCTTCTTCATAATCCCGTAGCATGCTAGGGTCCCCTGCTCATGCCTCTCCGACTCCATCTTTACGTAGACGCATGAGTTCATCTATTTAAGCACCGAAGGCAGGAGAGACATCCCAGGCACAAATGACTTTATTCACACACGCGCACGCGTGCGCTCCCGCGCAGACACACATAGACACACACAAAATTTCCAATGTTAGCTTTTTATTCatatttgtaaattttaaattagttGAGTGAAGTGTTTTAAAAAGTATGATTTATGATATGATGATGTTGAACGATGGACAATTTAAAATTATCAATAAATTTTGTTTCCAAAATCTTTATTGAccctaaatatatatatttttaaatcattAAACTCTATTGTAAATTAAtactatattaaatattaatctcATGTTACACATAATACAttacatttatttatttcaataatattatacttttaattttataaatatgattttatttttataatattgtatatttatttcaataatattatatttaaataaatatactaATTTCAAATTTTGATTTACTTCTATAAAATATGTTTGAATAATATTTACACAAACTAATATgagtatattaatatattattgaaaTAGTTATATGTAATAGGTGGTTAAATTGTAAACATATTTTAGGAAACATGTCTTTTGTGATTATTCATATTTTCCGAGAATGAAATTTTTGTGCAGACTTTTTTGCTAGCCTTGGTCACACGACTTTCTCTCTCACTCTTTTTGATGCCATCCCCCTAGCTATTAGAtgtgattttataaaaaaatagattggagatgagtttttttttaagtttataagCTCTTGAGAGGGTCTTGGCCTAGTCCCCCTCTCATTTTTGTGTATCTCCTCTTCCTTTATATTTATAacctttattaaaaaaatatatattattattgaataaGATTATATTCATATCTTATTGAATAAGTATGTATGAAATAGTTATATTCTATTTAACTCAATTAGATTATATATTTAATTCAATAATATTCATATCTTTAATTGAATAATATTATATTCTATTCAATGATATTACTCATTTAAATGATATGATATTTATATCAACAAATTTAAATATATTCATTTATtatgtatattttaaattattgttcTCTTTGTcatatttaaactaaaaaaaatagataaattaaagaaaatacaacTGAAAAAAATTGTAAccatatataaaatagaaaagaaaatttctttggccacctcccagccttctagtccacctctggtgaaaaatccaaactacccctaacttcggaaatgcatttccgaaatgcaagaaaaaggtgttttcggagat
The Vicia villosa cultivar HV-30 ecotype Madison, WI linkage group LG6, Vvil1.0, whole genome shotgun sequence genome window above contains:
- the LOC131611335 gene encoding aquaporin TIP1-3 encodes the protein MPIYRIAIGSPAEAGQPDAIRAAFAEFFSMLIFVFAGQGSGMAYNKITNNGPATPAGLIAASLSHAFGLFVAVSVGANISGGHVNPAVTFGAFIGGNITLLRSMLYWIAQLLGSVVACILLKSATGGMETSAFAISSDISVWNALVFEIVMTFGLVYTVYATAVDPKKGNIGIIAPLAIGIIVGANILAGGAFDGASMNPAVSFGPAVVSWTWTHHWVYWVGPFIGAAVAAIVYDNIFIGEDGHEPLTSSDF